Part of the Corynebacterium efficiens YS-314 genome is shown below.
TCATGTCCGGTCTGCTGTACTCCATGTCCAATGCGGTGTGGCCGGCCTTCTACGCAGAGATGTTCCCCACCTCGGTGCGTGTGACCGGCCTGGCGCTGGGCACGCAGATCGGCTTCGCGGTCTCCGGTGGCTTCGCCCCGGTCATCGCCTCCCTGCTGGCCGGTGCGGAGGGGGACAACTGGGTCCGGGTCGCCATCTTCGTCGGCGTGGTCTGCCTCGTCGCCGCGGGTGCCGCCCTGACCGCCAAGGAGACCAAGGACCTCAACCTCGATGAGATTGATGCCCTGCACCTTGCCCGCGGTGAGGCTGCAGATCTCGCCCGTGCCGGTGTCACCACCGTAGCCGCACGCCCCACCACCGTCGTGGTCGGCGCTGATGGGTCGGTGACCCGCACGGGCAGGAACCCCGGCGTGCATGCCGGGGCCACCTCCCGGGAAAACACTGATAACCATGATGCACAGGAGTCCTACCGCTAATGCGCACGTCGATCGCCACCGTCTGTTTATCAGGAACCCTCGCCGAGAAACTCCGCGCCGCCGCCGACGCCGGCTTTGACGGCGTGGAAATCTTCGAACAGGACCTCACCGTCTCCCCCCACTCCCCGGAGCAGATCCGGCAGCGGGCCGCCGACCTGGGGCTGACCCTGGATCTCTTCCAGCCCTTCCGGGATTTCGAGGGGGTGGAGGAGGAACAGTTCGTGAAGAATCTCCGCCGCATGGAGGCGAAGTTCGCACTGATGAACCGGTTGGGGATCGACACCATCCTGCTGTGCTCCAATGTCGCCACCGCGACCATCAACGATGATGAACTCTTCGCCAGCCAGCTGCGCCGCGCCGGGGACCTGGCACAGCGCTACCAGGTCCGCATCGCTTATGAGGCGCTGGCGTGGGGGCGGTTCGTCAACGATTTCGAGCATGCCCAGCGCATCGTCGACATGGCCGACCACCCCCAGGTGGGCACCTGCCTGGATACCTTCCACATCCTCTCCCGCGGGTGGTCCACCGACGCGGTGGAGCAGATCCCCGGCGAGAAGATCTTCTTCGTCCAGCTTGCCGATGCCCCCAAGCTCAGCATGGACATCCTGTCCTGGTCCCGCCACCACCGGGTCTTCCCCGGGGAGGGCGATTTCGACCTGGTGAAATTCATGACCCACCTCGCCCGCACCGGATACGACGGACCCATCTCCCTGGAGATCTTCAATGATTCCTTCCGCAAGGCCGATGTGGCCCGCACGGCCGTCGATGGTCTGCGGTCCCTGCGCTGGTTGGAGGACCAGACGTGGCACGCCCTGGCCGAGGACGAACGCGATGTGACCCTGCAGCTGTCCCCGCTGCCGGAGGTCGCAGAACCCGCCGGTGTGGATTTCCTCGAGATCTCCACCGGACGGCTGGGGGAGACCATCCGGGTGCTCCACCAGCTGGGTTTCCAGCTCGGTGGCCACCACCGCAGCAAATCCGACTTCCAGGTCTGGACCCAGGGGCCGGTCCGCATCGTCATCGGTGACCGCGGGCCCACCGGCGCCGCCACCACCATCACCGGGCTCGGTTTCGCCACCCCGGATCCGGCCTCCGCGCAGCAGCGCGCCCATCTCCTCCAGGCGGGCACCATCGCCCGGACCCGCGAGGACGATGAGGCAGATCTGCGGGGCGCCTACGCCCCCGACGGCACCGAGGTGTTCTTCGGTGAGGTCAGCCCGGACGGATTCCCCACCTGGCTCGATGAGTTCGGTGTGGAGAAGACCGACCAGGTGTCCGACAGCCTCATCACCGGGATCGACCACATCAACCTCGCTCAGCCCTGGCAGCACTTCGACGAGTCCATCCTCTTCTACACCTCCCTCATGGCGCTGGAGGCCCGCGACCGCGATGAGTTCCCCAGCCCCATCGGTCTGATCAGCAACCAGGTGATGAGCTCACCCAATGACGCCGTGCGTCTGCTGCTCAGCATCGCCCCGGAGGACGGGGAACAGGGTGATTTCCTGGACGCCGCCTACCCCGAGCACATCGCGCTCACCACCACCGATATCGTCGCGGTGGCCCGCCGTGCACGCAAGCGTGGCCTGGCGTTCCTCCCCGTCCCGGAGAACTACTTCGAGGACCTGCAGGCACGTTTCGATCTCGACCCGGAGTTCCTGGATCTGCTACGCGAGAACAACCTGCTCTATGACCGTGATGACCACGGTGGGGAATTCCTCCACTTCTACACCCGCACCCTGGGCACCATGTTCATCGAGGTCGTGGAACGCCGCGGTGGTTTCACCGGCTGGGGTGAGACCAACGCACCGGTTCGGCTCGCCGCCCAGTACCGCACGATCCGCGACGCCGAGCGCGGGGTCCCGCGCTAACCACGCGCCGGACCAGATGAGAAAAAACCGAGAAAGGACACTGATGATGACGGGCAGGATTCTGCTGCTCAACGGCCCCAACCTCAATATGTTGGGGCTGCGGGAACCGGAGATCTACGGCCACGCCACCCTGGATGATGTGGTGGAGCTGGTCCGAGCGCGGGCAGAACACCACGGACTTGAGGTGGATGCGGTGCAGAGCAACCACGAGGGCGATCTCATCGACGCCCTGCACCGAGCCCGGGGCACCCACCTCGGGTGTGTGCTCAACCCGGGCGGGCTCACCCACACCTCCGTGTCACTGCTCGACGCGGTGAAGGCCTCCGAGCTGCCCACCGTGGAGGTGCACATCAGCAACCCCCACGCGCGGGAGAGCTTCCGCCACCACTCCTATATCTCCCCGGTCGCCGCGGCCGTCATCGCCGGTGCCGGCGTGGACGGGTACGGTTTCGCCGTGGACATCCTCGCCAACAACCATCTTCAAAGGACAGCGTCACAGTAATGAACCACGACAGTATTCTCCTCGGACTGATCGGCGAGGACATCTCCCTCTCCCGTACCCCGGCCATGCACGAGGCGGAGGGCCTCGCCCAGGGCGCGGCGACCGTCTACCGACGCATCGACACCCTCACCGACCGTGCCCGGGGTCGCTCCCTCCAGGAGCTTCTCGACGCCGCCCGCTCCACCGGTTTCAACGGCCTCAACATCACCCACCCCTACAAGCAGGCGGTCCTGCCGCTGCTGGATGAGGTCTCCGAGCAGGCCGCCCAGCTGGGTGCGGTCAACACCGTCGTCATCGGTGAGGACGGTCGCACGAGCGGGCACAACACCGATGTCACCGGGTTCGCCCGCGGACTGGAGGAGGGCCTGCCCGACGCCACCATGACCACCGTGGTGCAGGTCGGCGCCGGCGGCGTGGGTAATGCCGTGGCCTACTCCCTGGTCACCCACGGGGTGGAACAGCTGCAGGTGGCGGACCTGGATCCGGCCCGTGCGCAGGCGCTCGCCGACGCCATCAACTCTGCCATCGGTCGCGAGGCCGTCCACGGCATCGACGCCCGTGGTGTGGAGGAGGCCATCGCCGCCGCGGACGGCGTGGTCAACGCCACCCCGATGGGCATGCTCGCCCACCCGGGCACCGCCTTCGACACCTCGTGCCTGACCCCACACCACTGGGTGGGGGATGTCGTGTACATGCCCATTGAGACTCAGCTGCTCAAGGACGCCCGTGCGCTGGGTTGCCGCACCCTGGATGGCACCCGCATGGCGATCCACCAGGCGGTGGATGCCTTCCGCCTGTTCACCGGGCTGGAGCCCGATGTGGAGCGGATGCGCGCAACGTTCCTGTCCCTCTAGATGATTAAGTCCTATTGATTTTTAGTGGTCGTAGGCGATCAGGGAGCGTTTGTTGGGGGCGTCGATGAGCCAGTTGTGCCAGATCCCGGCGGCCAGGGCCAAAAGTTTCGCGGCGACTCGGGCGTAGACGCCTTCGACGGTGCGCCCGCCGTGCTGCTCGAGGCCGAGTTGGCCTTTAAGCGTGTCGAAGACGGACTCGACCCACTGGCGGATACCACCGAGGGCCCCGAACCGGGGCTTTTCATCCTTGCGGTCGGGACGGACGAGGTGGGCGCCAAGCTCGTCGGTGACAAACGCCTCGAACTCTTTCCCGGCGAAGCCCTTGTCCGCCAGGATGACCTGCCCGTCGTGCACCAGATGACAGTCATGATCAAGCAGGACCTGGGTGGTTTCCCGCTCGCCGATCTTCGGGTTGGCCAGCCCCCAGATCACCGGCATCCCGTCCGGGGTGCAGACCAGATACAGGCGAAAACCCCAGAAGAACCTCGAATGCGAAGCGCAGTAGCCGTAGCCGGCATGCCCGACCAGGTCAGAGCGTTTGACTGTCTCTCTTGAGGTGCCGCAGGGTACCGGGGTGGAGTCGAGTAGTCGCAGGATCTCGTGCCAGGAGGCGGTGTCTTTGGCCAGGGCGGTGATCACCGCGCTGATCAACGGGCCGGCGGCCCGGATGCGCTTGTTGTAGCCCGATTGTTGGGGCATCGCCGGGAACATTCCGGTCAGGTGTGCCCGGGCGTAGCGCACCCATCGGGATTCTGAGGAGGATCCGTGCAGCAGGTGTTGGGCGACGGCCAGGCACAGCAGTTCGGCGTCATCGAGGGCTGGTCGGCGCCCTGGGCGGTGAGTCCGGTCGTAGTCCAGATCGGGCAGGACACGGTCGACCAGGGTGACGTAGAGTGTGGTCAGGAGAGTGTTTAGTTTGTTGTTCACACCAAAAACTCAAGCACTCTCCGCCCTCGTTGAACAGACCTGCGCGCGAGAGTCCTAATAGGACTTACTCATCTAGAGGTATTTCCCCTTCTCGCGGTCGACGAGTTCCTTGGCCTCCCGCAGTCCCGCACCGGTCAGTTCGCGGTGGCGTTTGATC
Proteins encoded:
- a CDS encoding quinate/shikimate dehydrogenase (NAD+); the protein is MNHDSILLGLIGEDISLSRTPAMHEAEGLAQGAATVYRRIDTLTDRARGRSLQELLDAARSTGFNGLNITHPYKQAVLPLLDEVSEQAAQLGAVNTVVIGEDGRTSGHNTDVTGFARGLEEGLPDATMTTVVQVGAGGVGNAVAYSLVTHGVEQLQVADLDPARAQALADAINSAIGREAVHGIDARGVEEAIAAADGVVNATPMGMLAHPGTAFDTSCLTPHHWVGDVVYMPIETQLLKDARALGCRTLDGTRMAIHQAVDAFRLFTGLEPDVERMRATFLSL
- a CDS encoding bifunctional sugar phosphate isomerase/epimerase/4-hydroxyphenylpyruvate dioxygenase family protein, yielding MRTSIATVCLSGTLAEKLRAAADAGFDGVEIFEQDLTVSPHSPEQIRQRAADLGLTLDLFQPFRDFEGVEEEQFVKNLRRMEAKFALMNRLGIDTILLCSNVATATINDDELFASQLRRAGDLAQRYQVRIAYEALAWGRFVNDFEHAQRIVDMADHPQVGTCLDTFHILSRGWSTDAVEQIPGEKIFFVQLADAPKLSMDILSWSRHHRVFPGEGDFDLVKFMTHLARTGYDGPISLEIFNDSFRKADVARTAVDGLRSLRWLEDQTWHALAEDERDVTLQLSPLPEVAEPAGVDFLEISTGRLGETIRVLHQLGFQLGGHHRSKSDFQVWTQGPVRIVIGDRGPTGAATTITGLGFATPDPASAQQRAHLLQAGTIARTREDDEADLRGAYAPDGTEVFFGEVSPDGFPTWLDEFGVEKTDQVSDSLITGIDHINLAQPWQHFDESILFYTSLMALEARDRDEFPSPIGLISNQVMSSPNDAVRLLLSIAPEDGEQGDFLDAAYPEHIALTTTDIVAVARRARKRGLAFLPVPENYFEDLQARFDLDPEFLDLLRENNLLYDRDDHGGEFLHFYTRTLGTMFIEVVERRGGFTGWGETNAPVRLAAQYRTIRDAERGVPR
- the aroQ gene encoding type II 3-dehydroquinate dehydratase — protein: MTGRILLLNGPNLNMLGLREPEIYGHATLDDVVELVRARAEHHGLEVDAVQSNHEGDLIDALHRARGTHLGCVLNPGGLTHTSVSLLDAVKASELPTVEVHISNPHARESFRHHSYISPVAAAVIAGAGVDGYGFAVDILANNHLQRTASQ
- a CDS encoding IS982-like element ISCef3 family transposase; this translates as MNNKLNTLLTTLYVTLVDRVLPDLDYDRTHRPGRRPALDDAELLCLAVAQHLLHGSSSESRWVRYARAHLTGMFPAMPQQSGYNKRIRAAGPLISAVITALAKDTASWHEILRLLDSTPVPCGTSRETVKRSDLVGHAGYGYCASHSRFFWGFRLYLVCTPDGMPVIWGLANPKIGERETTQVLLDHDCHLVHDGQVILADKGFAGKEFEAFVTDELGAHLVRPDRKDEKPRFGALGGIRQWVESVFDTLKGQLGLEQHGGRTVEGVYARVAAKLLALAAGIWHNWLIDAPNKRSLIAYDH